ATTTCAGAAAAGTGCAGACCCTCAGACAGCCAGCATGACCACAGCATTGAGCATTAAGAGAAACGAAGCATTTACTTTCCAAGCACTTGCCACAGAAGGTAAGCGTGTCTTTCCGTCTGTGGTTGTCTCTTCCCTCCGTAAGTTAAGGGTTGTGCTTTGTTGAGGCATTTCAGAGAAATCATTTGGCATGCCACTAGTAATACTTAGGGTCATGGGTGTTGGGGATGATTTTGTTGAGCTAGTGAGGCTTGTGTTTGTAACCATTCCATCTTGGAGATGAATAGTTAGAGTTGCAGCAGCTGCTTCACGAGAATTGATGGTTTCTGTGGATGTATCTTCTGGATAGGGCATAAAAGCCTTGTCAGTGCTAGTCAGGGTGGTATCTTTGCTTAGAGTGGCACCAAACGTTGTTTCCTTTGTTCGATATTGTTTGGGTATTTTGGTCACTTTGGACTGAGTTACCGTACTCAGAGAGTTAATGGTGTCCACTGTCTGCATCCCACTTAGAGTGAACAAGCTTGAGGTAAATCCAGAAGGTGTGGGGTATATGTTATGTTCCTTCAAAGATGATATTTGGCTAGAACAGGGAGTCCCTATTACATGGGCTTTTGTTTCCATCATCCACTTAAGTAAATAAGTAATGTTTTGGTAGTGGTCACATGACCACCTGTTATTGTAAAGGGTTATCTCTTGCAACTGAAAGAGTTGGTCAAAAGCTTGACCTGGAATGAAAGTGAACTTATTGTTGTGCAGGTAAAGATGTGTGAGATTTGTCAGGTTTATTAATGTTCCTGGAAGGATTTGTGTCAAGGAATTGTTAGACAGGTCCACGGTATGTAGTTTGGAGGGCATGTTGGTTGGAACTGTCCAGAGTTTGTTACTACTGAGGTTGAGAACCTCGAGACTTCTTAGTGTATTTTTAATGAGGACAACCTTTTCCAGCATATTCTTAGAAACATCCAGGTATTTAAGATTCCACTGATAAGCAGTATCAGATTTTTCAAGCAGTTTAATGTTGTTGTTAGCAGCAGACATATTCCAGAGGGACCGAGGTAACTGAGCAGGCAAGCTTTCAAGCCTGTTATTTGAAATGTCCAGGGTCCTCAGATTGGTGTACTGGGTTAACTGGTTATGCAGATCAGTAAAGTGGTTATAAGACAAATTTAAATGGATAATATTCTCTTGCAGTCCAGATGGTAATGTAGTCAAGTTTCTGCCTGAACAGTCCACATGCCTGTGCCTCTCGGTGCATATACATTGGAGAGGACAAATGCATAAAATACCAGGTGTGAGAAACAGAAGGATGAACAGGCTGGGAGACATTTTCAATATCTGATATTCCATCAAAGCCTGGAAACAAACAGATACACCCTTCTTTTAATATGCAAATACAATTAGGCATCTGCATGGGTCACTTAGCATTAGGCAAAATTTTCAATAAACCTCGTTGTTGTTGAGTTCTTTTATAATTGTTCCAGTGATTAAACTAACAAAGCTCCCCTTCATTTATAGTCCAAATGCTTAATCCTTCAACTGGGGCTATGTGGTAGAGACAGACTCTCTCCCCCTACTCTCTtctgtattttctcctttctttttaccATAATCTGTCTTATTTATCTTCCTTGAGACTTGATAAAATTGTATTCTTGGCAaataaaaatcccaaagaatcttaagctattactatttttttatgttattatttcttattcaaatgggaaaaaatggcTGTCATGtctgttttggtgttttgttttgttttgttttttccttaagatCTCTGCAGTAAAGAAATAGTCAGTGTGTATATGTAAGATGGATTTTATTTAGATATTAAGACAGTACTTTGAAATTCACCTTCGTCTTCTCAGGATAAATATATCCTTGCAAAACATTTTAAGGCACTTGAAAAATCTGACTAACCCCATACCTTAAAATCTCACATTTTATaaagtgatttctgtatatttcagTGCCGAGTCTAAAGGAAAACAATGTGTATATTTACAAAGTGAATGAATATTAGAAAGAAATCCCTCAACTGACACTGCAGCAAATTTCTGGTGCATGCACTTGctattgaatatatattcaatCCTAACGTtgactttctcttaaaaaaagaaaaaaattctgaagtcGATTTTTTTACTGATTTAAATAACAGCTTACCATAGTGTCGTCTTCAACATCAGCATCTCATTTTCTCCGGGAAACTTAAGCTTAAAGGTCGCCTTGTTCTGGAAAGTAGGAACCGCTTCTGGCTGTGGGCtgtgcttgcctgctcagctgcatTGTGTTGCTGTGAGCTGAAGCTCTGCAACCACCTGATCAGTACCACATAGGAGGACTGCAGAGCCGTCATTGGTGCTGCCTCAGATGTATTGCAGGAGGTGCACACGCGACAGAATGAACCccgaaaaaatattttttttaatttacagcaTTGAGTGGACCCATATAGCTCAGATTTGCCGTAGGAAGGAAAACCTCGTGGACTTTAGACCTGGCCCTACTCATTTCTGTGTATTTGTCTGAGCTTTGGCTCTACATTTTAACATTTACCTCGTGGAGAATTCGTGGTTCTTTTTAATGCTTCTACTTTTCATGCTTTTTATGCATTGAAAAATGCTGAAAATGAACTTGACCTTCCTTGTGGAGGGTTTTCTAAGATATTAGTTTAACTGTTTTTGAACTCTgccttctcaattttttttttcctaaaatggtACAATTGTcatgtcacttttaaaaataacgtCTAATTTTTTATGTGCTCCCCCAGTGTGGTGATTATTATGTACAGTCACCTTTTCAAATTTATCAGCCACTTAACTGTTCATCTTTTGGGGAAGTACAAAAGTActtaaatatgattattttatctttatttttttgatacaAAGGATTATTTTACCCAAGCTATACAAATGAGGGAGGCTGTGTTTTTAAATGAAcgtatcatttttctaaattatcagTTCATGTGGTAAcgtaaatgtgttttattttatgccttttggattaaggattttttttcttcatgaagtTACTTTGATGAGTGaatatgaatattattttctccAGAGACATCTTTGGTAATATATGAATGactatttatttgattttatggCTTGAAAATAATAGCATAAATTTTAGATGATTTCTTCagaatgttttacattttatcttaCTGAGAAAACAGTTTGTAGTTCTTAAATTACACGAAATAATGTAAAAGGGAAGTTTTTCATTAGGGGCTGTATAAAATGAGATTTATGATCACTTCAGCTCTACTCTTTAGTGGACCAGTTGTATGAATAATCTATTAAAAGTTGAATCTAATTTCTAG
This portion of the Bubalus bubalis isolate 160015118507 breed Murrah chromosome 3, NDDB_SH_1, whole genome shotgun sequence genome encodes:
- the OMG gene encoding oligodendrocyte-myelin glycoprotein is translated as MALMEYQILKMSPSLFILLFLTPGILCICPLQCICTERHRHVDCSGRNLTTLPSGLQENIIHLNLSYNHFTDLHNQLTQYTNLRTLDISNNRLESLPAQLPRSLWNMSAANNNIKLLEKSDTAYQWNLKYLDVSKNMLEKVVLIKNTLRSLEVLNLSSNKLWTVPTNMPSKLHTVDLSNNSLTQILPGTLINLTNLTHLYLHNNKFTFIPGQAFDQLFQLQEITLYNNRWSCDHYQNITYLLKWMMETKAHVIGTPCSSQISSLKEHNIYPTPSGFTSSLFTLSGMQTVDTINSLSTVTQSKVTKIPKQYRTKETTFGATLSKDTTLTSTDKAFMPYPEDTSTETINSREAAAATLTIHLQDGMVTNTSLTSSTKSSPTPMTLSITSGMPNDFSEMPQQSTTLNLRREETTTDGKTRLPSVASAWKVNASFLLMLNAVVMLAV